Part of the Arthrobacter gengyunqii genome is shown below.
AAGCCCTCCGACCAGGCCCGCGAACTGACCCTGGCCATCGCCTGGTCCGGCGGCCAGCGCCTGGACATGGGTCCGGCAGGCTGCGCGGATCCGCAGTGCGACGCCGACCACGGCTACACCGGCACCATCGCCCAGGAGGACATTGTGCTCCGGGTCAGTGCAGAGGCAGACGGCGCCCAAGCCGTGCAGAACGCCAAGGACTTCGCCCGTGCGCTGCGCAAGGTCAACACGGACACCGTTAACGCGCGGGCCATGGAACCCGGAGATGCCCGCCAGCGCGTTGCGGGCATCGGCAGCCGGTTCAACCGCAGCCACCACCAGCGGTAAGGGGTTATGAACTCCTCCTCCGGAACAGGATCCGCCTCCGAACGTCCGTCCGCTGACCCGCTGCCGCCGGCCCCCGGCTACGGACGCAGCAGTGTTGCAGACGTCCTCACCAGCTCGGCCGCTGTCCTTGGCGTTCCCGGTTTCGAGAACACCCTGAACCTGCCGGCCGCCAGGCGCGTGTGCGTGGTCATGGTGGACGGCCTCGGCTGGTCCCTGCTCAAGCAGCGCGGCGGCCACGCACCGTTCCTGCGCGGCTTCGTGCCTTCGGCGCGGGTCCTGACCGCCGCTTTCCCCACCACGACGGCGGCGTCCCTGGCCTCGCTGGGGACAGGGCGCCCCCCGGGTGAACACGGCATGGTGGGCTATGACGTACTGGATCCCGAACAGGACAAAGTCGTCAACATGCTCGGCAACTGGGATGCCGGCGTGGACCCTCAGCGCTGGCAGCCCTGCCCCACGGTCCTGGAACGCGCAGCCGAACACATCCCGGTGGCCTCAGTAAGCCTGCCCCGCTTCGCGGACTCGGCCATGACCCGGGCCGCCCTGCGCGGAGGCGAGTTCATCGGCGCCACCGGCGTCCATGCCCGGGTGGCGGCTGCGGCCCAGGCCCTGGCCGCAGCTCCGCGGATGCTGATGTACCTGTACTGGAACGAGCTGGACAAGGCCGGTCACAAGCACGGTTCGCAGTCCCAGCAGTGGGGCTTCCAGCTTGAGGAGCTGGACAGCGCGCTGAAGCTGCTGGCCGCCCGGCTTCCGGCTGACACGCTGCTGCTGCTTACGGCGGACCACGGCATGGTGGACATCGCGCCGGAGCACCGCTATGACTTCTCGGCCGACCCCTCGCTGACTGCCGGAGTGCGGCACACCGCAGGCGAACCCCGCATGGTGCACCTGTATCTCGAGCCCGGCACCGGCGAGCAGGACCGGGAGAGCCTGATGGACTCCTGGCGGCGCGCCTATGGCAAGAAAATCTGGATCGCCACGCGGGAGGAAGCCGTCAACGCAGGCTATTTCGGCGCGGTTGTTTCACCGGAGGTACTGCCGCGCATCGGGGACGTGCTGGTGTTGGCCCGCGAGCCGATCGCGCTGTACGACCTTCGGCGGATGAAGTCCTCGTCCTTGGAAGTGGTGGGCCAGCACGGCTCCCTGACCCGCGCGGAGCGGGAAGTTCCGCTGCTGCAGCTCGCTGCACCGGCCATGAAGCGCAATCCCGGGGCACAGGCCGGCGGGAGAAAGAAGTAACCGTGGCCGAGCTTGTTTTCTTTTCCGGGACCATGGACTGCGGCAAATCCACGCTGGCGTTGCAAATGGACTACAACCACAGTGCCCGCGGCCGCGGTGGAATCCTCTTCAGCCGCAACGACCGGGCGGGGGAATCGATGATTTCCTCCCGTCTGGGCCTTCGCACACCGGCGGTTGAAGTCACTGATTCCACCGACTTTTGGACCGAAGTCACGGACCGCCGCCGGTCCGGATCAACAGTGGACTACCTCATTTGCGACGAAGCGCAGTTTTACTCTGCCGATCAGGTGGAGCAGCTGGCACGGGTGGTGGATGAGTTGTGCGTGGATGTCTTTGCCTTCGGCATCACCTCGGATTTCCGAACCCGGCTTTTCCCCGGCTCCCAGCGCCTGATCGAGCTGGCGGACCGGATGGAAGTGCTGCAGGTGCGCGCCCTGTGCTGGTGCGGACGCCGCGCCACCCACAATGCCCGGACCGTGGACGGGGTCATGGTGGTCGAAGGTGATCAGGTGGTTGTTGGCGACGTGGGCAAGCATGCTCCGGCGGCAGGAACGCCCGGGGCCGCCGAGTCCGTCACGGAGGAACCGCTCTTCGCCGCCGATGCGGTGAAAACTGCGCCGGTGGTCGGTTATGAGACGCTGTGCCGGCGGCATTACATGCGCCGGGTCACGGCCCACAAGGCCCAGGCCATTTCCGAAGTGGCAGCCGAGGCACCGGCGGATCTGGACGTCTGCGCCGTGCATCCGCGTTTTCCCTGACGCTCGGCAGCATGTGCGGCCCGCGCCGCCTGGCCCTGTATGTCGGTGGAAACGCGGGCCAAATCGTGAAGCGCCGTGATGGCGGAGATCAGTTGCTCTTTGGTGGGTGCAGTGCCGTCGGCTGGGCCTGCATCGTGCTGTGCCGCGATCCGGGACAGCTCGACCGCAAAGCGGTCATCGATCTGCAGCGTCGTCGCCCGGGCGCCAGGATTCTGGCCGGGAGATGGCGGCAGAACGCCGGCTTGCGCCGATAGGAGCGAAACAATGCGCCCAATCGCCAGAGCCCAACCCGCAACGCTGGGCTCGCTTGCATGTTGAGCGGAGACAAGGTCACCTTGCGGGCACGGCGGCGAAAGCCGTTCGACGGCACCGTGCGTCTGGCGTCCCCGGCCCGCGATCCTATGCTTCGGGAGCGGTGGCCGGGATCGACGCCGTCACCGAGAGTGCCGAGTGATGTTTGGCCTTCTGAATCTCCGCATAGAGATCATGCCGCAATTGCGCGAATCGCGGCAGAGCCCGAGTCGATAGCTGATCCCGGTCGTCGGGAAGATCGATAATCATTTCCTTTTGAACGATAGTGGGCGTCGAAGAGAGCACTATGACCCGCTCAGAAAGGTAAACTGCCTCGTCGATGTCGTGGGTAACAAAGAGCGTCGTGATGCCGAGATCACGCCATATTTGCCTCACCAAATCCTCAAGGTCCGCGCGCGTCTGCGCATCCACCGCAGCGAACGGTTCATCCATCAGCAGCACATCCGGCTTATAGGCGATGGCTCTCGCTATGGCCACGCGCTGCTGCATCCCTCCGGAGAGTTGCCAAGGATAAGATCGACCGGACTTGTCGAGCCCAACAAGGGCCAGGGCTTCCGCTACCCGCGCCTTTCGCTCGGTCTTGGCAACTTTCTGTTCGGTCAACGGCAGTTCGACATTCTGGTCGACCCGCATCCACGGAAACAGGCTGCGCCCGTACTCTTGGAAGACCACGGCGAGGCCCTCCGGTGGACCCGAGACCGGCTTTCCAGACACATGGACTGTGCCCTTCGTCGGCTTCAGAAGTCCTGCCATGCATTTGAGCAGAGTTGTCTTGCCGCTGCCGGACGGTCCGACCAGGCAAACAAATTCACCTTGGCCAACGGAGAAATCGACATCACGAAGCGCTTCAAAAGAGGAATCAGCGGTTCGGTAGGTCTTCTGCAGATTTCTTACTTCAAGCATCAGTGTCCTTTTTCTGCTCAGTGATTACGAGTCCCGGGATGCTTGACGCATGCCGTTGTACCACCGCAGGCTGCGGTTTTCGAAGACCTGGAACAACAGTGAGGCGAAGAGGCCCAGCATGCCCAGCACAATAATGCCCGTCCACATTTCAGGCAGCGCAAAGTTCCGTTGGAACTGCACCACGGTGAATCCCAATCCGCTTGTAGCGGCGAACATCTCACTGATCACCATCAGGATTATTCCCACGGAAAGGCCCTGGCGCATTCCCGCAATAATCTGGGGGGATGCGGCCGGCAGAATGAGTTTCTGTATGCGCCGTAAGGTTTTCAGGTGATATGACTTAGCCGTTTCAATCATGACTGTATCCACCGCGCGAAC
Proteins encoded:
- a CDS encoding alkaline phosphatase family protein; translation: MNSSSGTGSASERPSADPLPPAPGYGRSSVADVLTSSAAVLGVPGFENTLNLPAARRVCVVMVDGLGWSLLKQRGGHAPFLRGFVPSARVLTAAFPTTTAASLASLGTGRPPGEHGMVGYDVLDPEQDKVVNMLGNWDAGVDPQRWQPCPTVLERAAEHIPVASVSLPRFADSAMTRAALRGGEFIGATGVHARVAAAAQALAAAPRMLMYLYWNELDKAGHKHGSQSQQWGFQLEELDSALKLLAARLPADTLLLLTADHGMVDIAPEHRYDFSADPSLTAGVRHTAGEPRMVHLYLEPGTGEQDRESLMDSWRRAYGKKIWIATREEAVNAGYFGAVVSPEVLPRIGDVLVLAREPIALYDLRRMKSSSLEVVGQHGSLTRAEREVPLLQLAAPAMKRNPGAQAGGRKK
- a CDS encoding thymidine kinase, giving the protein MAELVFFSGTMDCGKSTLALQMDYNHSARGRGGILFSRNDRAGESMISSRLGLRTPAVEVTDSTDFWTEVTDRRRSGSTVDYLICDEAQFYSADQVEQLARVVDELCVDVFAFGITSDFRTRLFPGSQRLIELADRMEVLQVRALCWCGRRATHNARTVDGVMVVEGDQVVVGDVGKHAPAAGTPGAAESVTEEPLFAADAVKTAPVVGYETLCRRHYMRRVTAHKAQAISEVAAEAPADLDVCAVHPRFP
- a CDS encoding ABC transporter ATP-binding protein — its product is MLEVRNLQKTYRTADSSFEALRDVDFSVGQGEFVCLVGPSGSGKTTLLKCMAGLLKPTKGTVHVSGKPVSGPPEGLAVVFQEYGRSLFPWMRVDQNVELPLTEQKVAKTERKARVAEALALVGLDKSGRSYPWQLSGGMQQRVAIARAIAYKPDVLLMDEPFAAVDAQTRADLEDLVRQIWRDLGITTLFVTHDIDEAVYLSERVIVLSSTPTIVQKEMIIDLPDDRDQLSTRALPRFAQLRHDLYAEIQKAKHHSALSVTASIPATAPEA